One genomic window of Brachionichthys hirsutus isolate HB-005 chromosome 22, CSIRO-AGI_Bhir_v1, whole genome shotgun sequence includes the following:
- the LOC137910668 gene encoding uncharacterized protein C11orf98 homolog, translating to MAPGGKINRPKTELGKKLFKRRRVLGKDKRRKHQIVGAVVDQGLISIHHLKKRKSSPRANITLSGKKKRKLFKQLQHMQREKASMGVVKAPLKKKQDPSSVPSQKKTEVWLPEDVEMAVNE from the exons atggcGCCTGGAGGAAAGATAAACAGACCAAAAACG GAATTAGGGAAGAAGCTCTTCAAGCGGCGACGAGTTTTAGGCAAAGACAAGAGGAGGAAACATCAGATAGTCGGAGCGGTGGTCGATCAAGGTCTCATCTCCATCCACCACCTGAAGAAAAGGAA GTCGAGTCCCAGAGCGAACATCACTCTGTCTGGGAAGAAGAAGCGGAAGCTgttcaaacagctgcagcacatgcagcgTGAGAAGGCTAGCATGGGAG TTGTCAAAGCACCactgaagaagaagcaggaccCGTCATCTGTGCCATCGCAGAAGAAGACAGAAGTCTGGCTGCCAGAGGATGTGGAGATGGCCGTGAACGAGTAG
- the LOC137910669 gene encoding exportin-T-like, whose product MLGFPDFIYKHIVPACFLAPLKPTFDLSDAQTVLTLSECAVTLKTIHLKRGPEFLQLLQQECLPSLQVSAEISQELCRVIEQPDSKVLKNYLKAFFQRAKL is encoded by the exons ATGCTGGGGTTCCCTGACTTCATCTACAAACACATCGTTCCTGCGTGTTTCCTGGCTCCCCTCAagccgacctttgacctctcggATGCTCAGACGGTCCTG ACGCTGTCAGAGTGCGCCGTCACCCTGAAGACGATTCACCTCAAAAGG GGACCCGagttcctccagctcctgcagcaggagtgTCTACCCTCACTTCAGGTGTCTGCAGAAATCTCACAG GAACTCTGTCGGGTGATTGAGCAGCCGGACAGCAAGGTGCTGAAGAACTACCTGAAG GCTTTCTTTCAGCGAGCCAAGCTGTAG
- the rtcb gene encoding RNA-splicing ligase RtcB homolog — MSRSYNDELQYLDKIGSNCWRIKKGFVPNMQVEGNFYVNDSLQKLMFEELRNACRGGGVGGFLPAMKQIGNVAALPGIVHRSIGLPDVHSGYGFAIGNMAAFDMNNPDAVVSPGGVGFDINCGVRLLRTNLDEADVQPVKEQLAQSLFDHIPVGVGSKGVIPMGAKDLEEALEMGVDWSLREGYAWAEDKEHCEEYGRMLQADPNKVSSKAKKRGLPQLGTLGAGNHYAEIQVVDEIYNDYAARKMGVDHRGQVCVMIHSGSRGLGHQVATDALVAMEKAMKRDKITVNDRQLACARITSQEGQDYLKGMAAAGNYAWVNRSSMTFLTRQAFSKVFGAAPDDLDMHVIYDVSHNIAKVEEHVVDGRQRTLLVHRKGSTRAFPPHHPLIPVDYQLTGQPVLIGGTMGTCSYVLTGTEQGMTETFGTTCHGAGRALSRAKSRRNLDFQDVLDKMADKGIAIRVASPKLVMEEAPESYKNVTDVVDTCHDAGISRKAIKLRPIAVIKG, encoded by the exons GTGGAAGGGAACTTCTACGTGAACGACTCGCTGCAGAAGCTGATGTTCGAGGAGCTCCGGAACGCCTGTCGGGGGGGAG GTGTGGGGGGGTTCCTTCCAGCCATGAAGCAGATTGGGAACGTGGCGGCTCTGCCGGGGATCGTCCAC AGGTCCATCGGTCTCCCAGACGTCCACTCCGGGTATGGATTTGCGATTGGAAACATGGCGGCCTTCGATATGAACAACCCGGATGCTGTGGTGTCTCCAG GTGGCGTTGGTTTTGACATCAACTGTGGCGTCCGCCTGCTGAGGACAAACCTGGACGAGGCAGACGTCCAGCCGGTGAAGGAGCAGCTGGCCCAGTCCCTGTTTGACCACATCCCAGTGGGCGTCGGCTCCAAGGGAGTCATTCCAATGGGAGCCAA GGACCTGGAGGAGGCTCTGGAGATGGGCGTGGACTGGTCCCTGAGGGAGGGCTACGCCTGGGCCGAGGACAAGGAGCACTGCGAGGAGTACGGCAGGATGCTGCAGGCGGACCCCAACAAGGTCTCGTCCAAGGCCAAGAAGAGGGGGCTGCCACAG CTAGGGACTCTGGGAGCAGGAAACCACTACGCTGAAATCCAGGTGGTGGACGAGATCTACAACGACTACGCCGCCAGGAAGATGGGCGTCGACCACAGAGGccaggtgtgtgtgatgatCCACAGCGGGAGCCGAGGCCTCGGGCATCAGGTGGCCACAG ATGctctggttgccatggagaaggCGATGAAAAGGGATAAGATCACAGTGAACGACCGCCAGCTGGCGTGCGCTCGCATCACCTCACAGGAAGGACAGGACTACCTGAAGGGGATGGCTGCAGCCGGGAACTACGCCTGGGTCAACCGCTCGTCCATGACCTTCCTCACCAGACAG GCCTTTTCCAAAGTGTTCGGCGCCGCCCCGGACGACCTGGACATGCACGTCATCTACGACGTCTCCCACAACATCGCCAAGGTGGAGGAGCACGTGGTGGACGGGAGGCAGAGGACGCTGCTGGTCCACCGCAAGGGGTCCACCCGGGCGTTCCCCCCACACCACCCCCTCATCCCGGTGGACTACCAG CTCACAGGTCAGCCGGTGTTGATTGGCGGGACGATGGGGACCTGCAGTTACGTCCTCACGGGGACAGAGCAAGGCATGACGGAGACGTTTGGCACCACCTGTCACGGCGCG GGTCGCGCTCTGTCCCGAGCAAAGTCCCGCAGGAACCTGGATTTTCAGGATGTCCTGGACAAAATGGCCGACAAGGGCATCGCCATCCGGGTCGCTTCACCTAAACTGGTCATGGAGGAG gctcctGAATCATACAAGAATGTGACCGACGTTGTCGACACGTGTCACGACGCTGGAATCAGCAGGAAGGCGATCAAACTGAGACCGATCGCCGTGATCAAAGGCTGA